In Sneathia sanguinegens, the following are encoded in one genomic region:
- a CDS encoding autotransporter domain-containing protein, whose translation MKKKNIMLFLLSILLVGCSNVNRKKDNITINNIDSKESKKDNEVHIFEWINNDTNTLENINKLSEVVNKGDYSNVDNVPDSHAKNVTFVYLENNGINGKEYKLSKKVKKDVKDHVKLHPFTYSYSEVDKLSKTKGIINLSFGNVDFPKSLFDIHEDTLYINSITDSNFDKLENRTEWSRLLDPYIYHNEKYNTQLKIKALGNEGETYWSGPSSTILYSRMSPEIQKMARNDIILAANIVTPEVDSPRYKECKIYKVNGVDYYLPDLNNSKALLLRSFTLATPGFRSVSLGSSYSAPIIARTAQMILKKYPYLTYNQVKQILLTTAKSNKDYLNDYIGWGILDAEKALKGPGALNGGLIEEEKYWKGNYDKVVDKKDKNLFYMYVDIPENEESIWSNDIEGGLKGDGTTKEYDTKDVVVDNTNNIKHKFRIPKVLESERNYYENVAKGGLRKAGKGTLYLTGKQLYNSNTQILDGKLVLQNDSNSKYEIFNKSSFEISGANVNINNDVYNDESEFNVKTKLKLNNYQASKDSRTIIEADVVANNNFYIDEGGEIDFVVKKSKNKPRINAKNENIKKIKLGNVFAKIVEVKPTIDKNKEYTIKEDIPGNDNKKLSSLSKKEKEDLAYYDPEINDFFEEYRSEREEKNSFINVVASSRSEAIKDIFTKDYSSFMAENIDILNDISDNNKLSYELNDGRSIFLNQVNTFGVFRTNNYDRFSRLISGLSIGSKINLGKDINIGLDVHGYEGNYLFNHKNKIINTTYGTNFRVGGKVYKGLGLELGLGYNFGINKMLRYMNKDRVLISSNFKTSNIRLDGEVKYDVDILNNLSITPHFGLKYDYIKLHDTKEKISSDDVKDLALDFKNNNIHMIKPYLGLNVKYKMKNFELINNFNYEYNPLNEMKLKANIINKSINLKGYSTKMHKFSYTISGKYINNGYNINGSLKIGSDRKLTTNVGVGFEF comes from the coding sequence ATGAAAAAGAAAAATATTATGCTTTTTTTATTAAGTATATTATTAGTTGGATGTAGTAATGTTAATAGAAAAAAAGACAATATAACTATAAATAATATTGATTCAAAAGAATCAAAAAAAGATAATGAAGTACATATATTTGAATGGATTAATAACGATACTAATACATTAGAAAATATAAATAAATTAAGTGAAGTGGTGAATAAAGGAGATTATTCAAATGTTGATAATGTGCCTGATTCACATGCAAAGAATGTTACTTTTGTATATCTAGAAAATAATGGAATAAATGGAAAAGAGTATAAATTAAGTAAAAAAGTAAAAAAAGATGTAAAAGATCATGTGAAATTACACCCATTTACTTATTCATATAGCGAAGTTGATAAATTAAGTAAAACAAAGGGAATAATAAATTTGAGTTTTGGAAATGTAGATTTTCCAAAATCTTTATTTGATATACATGAGGATACATTGTATATAAATAGTATAACGGATAGTAATTTTGATAAATTAGAAAATCGTACTGAATGGTCTAGATTATTGGATCCTTATATTTATCATAATGAAAAATATAATACACAATTAAAAATAAAAGCACTGGGTAATGAAGGTGAAACATATTGGTCAGGTCCAAGTTCAACTATTTTATATTCTAGAATGAGTCCTGAAATACAAAAAATGGCAAGAAATGATATTATATTAGCTGCTAATATAGTAACACCTGAAGTTGATAGTCCAAGATATAAAGAATGTAAAATTTACAAAGTAAATGGAGTAGATTATTATTTGCCAGATTTAAACAACTCAAAAGCCTTATTACTTAGATCTTTCACATTAGCTACACCTGGATTTAGAAGTGTTAGTTTGGGGTCAAGCTATAGTGCACCTATTATTGCAAGAACAGCACAAATGATATTAAAAAAGTATCCATATTTAACATATAATCAAGTTAAACAAATCCTATTAACAACAGCTAAAAGTAATAAAGATTATTTAAATGATTATATAGGCTGGGGAATTTTAGATGCAGAAAAAGCGTTAAAAGGACCTGGAGCATTAAATGGTGGTTTAATTGAAGAGGAAAAATATTGGAAAGGAAACTATGATAAGGTTGTAGATAAAAAAGATAAAAACTTATTTTATATGTATGTAGATATACCCGAAAATGAAGAAAGTATATGGTCAAATGATATAGAAGGTGGATTAAAAGGAGATGGAACTACAAAAGAATATGATACAAAAGATGTAGTAGTAGATAATACTAATAATATAAAACATAAATTTAGAATACCTAAGGTATTAGAATCAGAAAGAAATTATTATGAAAATGTAGCAAAAGGGGGATTAAGAAAGGCTGGTAAAGGAACTCTATATTTAACAGGTAAGCAATTATATAATAGCAATACTCAAATATTAGATGGTAAATTAGTGTTACAAAATGATAGTAATTCAAAATATGAAATATTTAATAAGAGTTCGTTTGAAATATCTGGTGCAAATGTAAATATAAATAATGATGTATACAATGACGAATCGGAATTTAATGTTAAAACTAAATTAAAATTAAATAATTATCAAGCAAGCAAAGATTCAAGGACTATTATAGAAGCTGATGTTGTTGCAAATAATAACTTTTATATAGATGAAGGTGGAGAAATAGATTTTGTAGTGAAAAAATCTAAAAATAAGCCAAGAATTAATGCAAAAAATGAAAATATAAAAAAAATTAAACTAGGAAATGTATTCGCAAAAATAGTAGAAGTTAAACCAACTATTGATAAAAATAAAGAATATACTATAAAAGAAGATATTCCAGGAAATGATAATAAAAAATTATCTAGTTTAAGCAAAAAAGAGAAAGAGGATCTAGCATATTATGATCCTGAAATTAATGATTTTTTCGAAGAATATAGATCTGAGAGAGAAGAAAAAAATTCATTTATAAATGTTGTAGCAAGTAGTAGAAGTGAAGCAATAAAAGATATATTTACAAAAGATTATTCAAGTTTTATGGCAGAAAATATAGATATATTAAATGATATATCAGATAATAATAAATTATCATATGAATTAAATGATGGTAGATCTATATTTTTAAATCAAGTAAATACATTTGGAGTATTTAGAACAAATAATTATGATAGATTCAGTAGATTAATAAGTGGACTAAGTATAGGTTCAAAAATAAATTTAGGAAAAGATATAAATATTGGTTTAGATGTTCATGGATATGAAGGAAATTATTTATTTAATCATAAAAATAAGATAATTAATACTACATATGGAACTAATTTCAGAGTAGGTGGAAAAGTATATAAAGGTTTGGGCTTAGAATTAGGTTTAGGATACAATTTTGGTATAAATAAAATGTTAAGATATATGAATAAAGATAGAGTATTAATAAGTTCTAATTTCAAAACATCAAATATAAGATTAGATGGTGAAGTAAAATATGATGTTGATATATTGAATAATTTATCAATAACACCACATTTTGGATTAAAATATGATTATATAAAATTACATGATACAAAAGAAAAAATTAGCAGTGATGATGTAAAAGATCTAGCATTAGATTTTAAAAATAATAATATACACATGATAAAACCTTATTTAGGCTTAAATGTAAAATATAAAATGAAAAATTTTGAATTAATAAATAATTTTAATTATGAATATAATCCGTTAAATGAGATGAAATTAAAAGCAAATATAATAAATAAATCTATAAATTTAAAGGGTTACAGTACTAAGATGCATAAGTTTTCTTACACAATTAGTGGAAAATATATAAATAATGGATACAATATAAATGGTAGTTTGAAAATAGGAAGTGATAGAAAATTAACAACAAATGTAGGAGTAGGTTTTGAGTTTTAA